The proteins below come from a single Zea mays cultivar B73 chromosome 8, Zm-B73-REFERENCE-NAM-5.0, whole genome shotgun sequence genomic window:
- the LOC103636761 gene encoding LEAF RUST 10 DISEASE-RESISTANCEUS RECEPTOR-LIKE PROTEIN KINASE-like 2.4, which produces MNRYSYIIFFADRRKKQKLILIVALSCTASLILACLGWMMYRQKRKEEQITSASNQKYKSYESNIKEILQGYGSLVPKRYKYSELKKITGSFKDKLGEGSYGTVFKGQLEDGRKVAVKLLKGSKGNGEEFVNEVVSIRRTSHVNIVSLLGFCVHGHKRAIVYEYMANGSLEKYIQSEETRMAIGWEKLREIAAGIARGLEYLHRGCSTQIIHFDIKPNNILLDEDFSPKIADFGLAKLCHLKDSALSMAEARGTIGFIAPEVFSRGFGVVSTKSDVYSYGMMLLEMVGGRKNLTESTENSSQEYFPNWVHDRLVKDLQSHEVTCKTEEIAKQMTLVGLWCIQTTPENHPSMSRVMEMLDKNLNELEVPPKPLLSCPSVPSHFSS; this is translated from the exons ATGAACCGATACAGTTATATAATTTTCTTTGCAGATCGAAGGAAGAAACAGAAGTTAATTTTAATAG TTGCCTTGTCCTGTACAGCCAGCTTGATCCTTGCGTGCCTTGGTTGGATGATGTACCGCCAGAAGAGAAAGGAAGAGCAAATCACATCTGCATCCAACCAAAAGTACAAAAGCTATGAATCGAATATAAAGGAAATACTACAAGGTTATGGTTCACTCGTCCCCAAAAGGTACAAATACTCAGAACTAAAGAAGATAACCGGATCTTTCAAAGACAAGTTAGGTGAAGGCAGCTATGGGACGGTATTCAAGGGACAATTAGAAGATGGCCGCAAGGTTGCCGTGAAACTACTGAAAGGATCAAAAGGAAACGGAGAGGAGTTTGTGAACGAGGTTGTGAGCATCCGTAGGACATCTCATGTAAATATTGTCAGTTTACTTGGCTTTTGTGTGCACGGACATAAGAGAGCAATTGTTTACGAATACATGGCTAATGGTTCATTGGAGAAGTATATACAATCAGAAGAAACGAGAATGGCGATTGGATGGGAAAAGCTGCGAGAAATAGCAGCAGGAATCGCGCGAGGCTTGGAGTATCTGCATCGGGGCTGTAGCACACAGATCATCCACTTTGATATCAAGCCAAACAACATACTTCTGGACGAAGACTTCAGTCCCAAAATAGCGGATTTTGGGCTGGCCAAACTGTGCCATCTTAAGGACAGTGCCCTCTCGATGGCCGAAGCAAGAGGCACCATCGGTTTCATTGCTCCAGAAGTGTTTTCAAGGGGGTTTGGAGTTGTGTCCACTAAGTCAGACGTATACAGCTACGGGATGATGCTATTAGAGATGGTAGGAGGGAGGAAGAACCTTACAGAAAGCACTGAGAATTCTAGTCAAGAATATTTTCCGAACTGGGTTCATGACCGCTTGGTTAAGGATTTACAGAGTCATGAAGTCACATGCAAGACTGAAGAGATTGCAAAACAGATGACCCTTGTTGGTTTGTGGTGCATACAAACGACCCCAGAAAATCATCCATCCATGAGCAGGGTTATGGAAATGTTGGACAAGAACCTAAATGAATTGGAAGTGCCCCCGAAACCATTGCTTTCGTGTCCCTCGGTGCCATCTCATTTCTCatcctaa
- the LOC103634808 gene encoding uncharacterized protein translates to MVHRSPAPEATTALFLALLLLLFPRTSSTTTTTGGAPNTAAPCAPAWCGDLAISYPFWLAGTHPPKCGYDQGFEVTCDKAKAYLKNSTCTYQIQSIFYAMNLLRVAIVGLLSLDDGTCNVDKFVNASFVPSPAFEIEPQQNQELFFVYDCNLRAPQLPRSWTPLRCGNNGSFTWLSGQYRPEDSSMALPGNCNVAMIPVVAYEGATAADYQRLVEGGFFLSYYLTDTEDHYYYGQCQACSYRAGHGQCRTIVSDDGFQCYCSDGVYSTTACGTKRANWKTTIVRQQQLQVCSFYVFACCYGRAR, encoded by the exons ATGGTGCACCGATCTCCTGCtccagaagctaccaccgccctgTTCTTGGCCCTGCTACTTCTTCTCTTTCCCCGAACcagctccaccaccaccaccacaggCGGCGCTCCGAACACGGCGGCGCCATGCGCGCCGGCGTGGTGCGGGGACTTGGCCATCTCCTACCCGTTCTGGCTCGCAGGCACGCATCCGCCCAAGTGCGGCTACGACCAAGGGTTCGAGGTTACCTGTGACAAAGCCAAGGCGTACCTCAAGAACTCGACCTGCACGTACCAGATCCAGTCCATCTTCTACGCCATGAATCTACTCAGAGTCGCCATCGTCGGCCTCCTGTCGTTGGACGACGGCACTTGCAACGTCGACAAGTTCGTCAACGCCTCCTTCGTCCCCAGTCCGGCGTTCGAAATCGAGCCCCAACAAAACCAGGAGCTGTTCTTCGTCTACGACTGCAACCTGCGAGCGCCGCAGCTGCCTCGGTCTTGGACGCCCTTGCGCTGTGGCAATAATGGCTCGTTCACATGGCTTTCTGGGCAGTACAGGCCCGAAGACAGCTCCATGGCGCTGCCGGGGAACTGCAACGTTGCGATGATACCGGTGGTGGCGTACGAGGGGGCGACCGCGGCAGATTATCAGCGGCTCGTGGAGGGAGGATTTTTTCTTAGTTACTACCTCACGGACACTGAGGACCACTACTACTACGGCCAGTGCCAAGCTTGCTCGTACCGCGCCGGCCACGGCCAATGCCGGACAATTGTCAGCGACGACGGGTTCCAGTGCTACTGCTCTGACGGCGTCTACTCGACGACGGCCTGCG GAACCAAGAGGGCTAACTGGAAGACAACAATT GTCCGACAACAGCAGCTGCAAGTTTGCTCGTTTTATGTATTTGCTTGTTGCTATGGAAGAGCAAGGTGA